In Pyrus communis chromosome 8, drPyrComm1.1, whole genome shotgun sequence, one genomic interval encodes:
- the LOC137743746 gene encoding vascular-related unknown protein 4-like, with amino-acid sequence MPALLWTFFLQLPNSLLPTPYLYFLVLFSSSLVQSTSTQMEVRSMNSMIGRGNSSNTRTTTQESPQESSWTMYLQDLLISSNHEDDDNDRSSFSSYDYEDCSIISGAASSVARKSSTIKGEVLGFGVDGGFNRSSFMIKRKPKEAVLDDALEDTASSPVNTPTVCNHSQSNVESTLQKDDTDISNTEKGSTSGRMDERTESGFIGRE; translated from the exons ATGCCTGCTCTCCTCTGGACTTTCTTTCTTCAGCTTCCCAACAGTTTACTACCAACACCATACCTATATTTCCTTGTTCTATTTTCTTCATCTTTAGTTCAAAGCACTAGTACACAGATGGAAGTTCGCTCCATGAACTCCATGATTGGACGAGGTAATTCTTCTAATACAAGAACCACTACTCAAGAGTCCCCTCAGGAGAGTAGTTGGACTATGTACTTGCAAGATTTATTGATAAGCAGTAATCATGAGGATGATGACAATGACCGCAGTTCTTTCTCCTCATACGATTATGAAGACTGTTCCATAATCTCCGGCGCTGCTTCCTCTGTTGCCAGAAAGTCGAGTACTATTAAAGGAGAAGTTTTAGGGTTTGGCGTGGATGGAGGTTTTAATAGATCTAGCTTCATGATTAAGAGAAAACCCAAAGAAGCTGTGCTTGATGATGCTTTGGAAGACACAGCTAGTTCTCCAGTAAATACTCCCACG GTTTGCAATCACAGCCAGTCAAATGTGGAATCAACACTGCAAAAAGATGACACAGACATATCTAatacg GAGAAAGGAAGTACTTCTGGCAGGATGGATGAGAGAACTGAATCGGGCTTTATCGGGAGAGAGTGA